The following are from one region of the Diprion similis isolate iyDipSimi1 unplaced genomic scaffold, iyDipSimi1.1 ptg000040l, whole genome shotgun sequence genome:
- the LOC124415328 gene encoding LOW QUALITY PROTEIN: NADH-ubiquinone oxidoreductase chain 6-like (The sequence of the model RefSeq protein was modified relative to this genomic sequence to represent the inferred CDS: substituted 2 bases at 2 genomic stop codons), translated as MSFRIIKIFILLILINTIIIYLTKTPFTIGLILLIQTSLISVTSGILNIRFXYSYIIFLIFLGRLLIIFIYVSRLISNVKFLFNKXIIVNIIIIILIFILIINYNKINFTFEDTIKLSNIDLNKNILTKISLNKLFNKPNFIISFIIINYLFITLIIVVKISNINLGSLRKTF; from the exons ATGAGCTTTAG aattataaaaattttcatactacttatattaattaatactataataatatatttaacaaAAACCCCATTTACAATAGGATTAATTTTACTAATCCAAACATCTTTAATTTCTGTAACATCAGGAATATTAAATATAAGATTTTGATActcatatataatttttttaatttttttaggaagattattaattatttttatttatgtatcaAGATTAATCTCaaacgtaaaatttctttttaataaatgaataatagtaaacattataataattattttaatattcatattaataattaattataataaaataaattttacatttgaggatacaataaaattatctaatattgatttaaataaaaatatattaactaaaatatcattaaacaaattatttaataaaccaaattttattatttcttttataataataaactatttatttattacactaattattgttgtaaaaatttctaatatcAATTTAGGATCTTtacgaaaaactttttaa
- the LOC124415327 gene encoding NADH-ubiquinone oxidoreductase chain 5-like: LSRLTIFMSGLNANFEFDLKKIIALSTLSQLGLIIRILFLGFKFLAFFHLLIHAFFKALLFICSGVFIHGLNNFQDIRLLGSIFNQIPFTSICFHFSNLSLCGFPFLAGFYSKDIILEIILILNYNIFIIFIFFISTFLTVSYTFRLIYFSILG, encoded by the coding sequence ttatctagaTTAACTATATTTATGTCTGGATTAAAtgcgaattttgaatttgatttaaaaaaaattattgctttATCAACTTTAAGTCAATTAGGtttaataataagaattttatttttaggaTTTAAGTTTTTagctttttttcatcttttaatacatgcattttttaaagcattattatttatatgttCAGGAGTTTTTATTCAtggattgaataattttcaggaTATTCGTTTATTAGGTTCAATATTTAATCAAATACCTTTTACTTctatttgttttcatttttctaatttatcttTATGTGGATTTCCTTTTTTAGCTGGGTTTTATTCTAAGGAtataattttagaaataattttaatattaaattataatatatttattatatttattttttttatttcaacttttttaacaGTTTCTTATACTTTccgtttgatttatttttcaatattaggttga